The genomic DNA TTTTCCAGGTCCTCGTGTAATTTTGTGCTGTTTGGTTTTGATTCCTGGGGGCTGAATGTATGTAGACAAGAATCAGGCTGATTTAGAACGTGttgtgttccccacccccccccccccggccccgatTCAGATCGCCTCAACCTCCCAAGTGTACTGGTGTTGAACAGCTGTGGAATAACATGTGcaggagatgaaaaagaaattgcTGCCTTCTGTGCTCATGTGTCGGAACTAGATCTTTCTGACAACAAACTCGAAGACTGGCATGAGGTAAAGTTTTTATATTGCTGCATTTTGGTGAATTCTACTGAATTCTGGTTCTCACTGGAGAttcttgtctctgtgtctcaagataaataactGACTACTTCAGCTgttctgttggtttttttcttttcaattaacaTTGTTACTGCTAATTTTTCATTAATGTGAAAAGCACCAGGGAACTTTCTTCCAGGCATCTAGAGGTTAATAAGGCTGCAGAGGTGTAGACTGCCAACAATGCATTGGCATTTCTACTGTTTCACTAGTTTACACATCCTGTGTTCATTGTACCACTCGTTCACCATTTATTACtataaattcacataaaaattgcTTGAGCTCAAAACTAAGattgtaaaaatattaatttttactacTGAAATTTACTCCAAATTTTAAGAACTTTTCTAAAacgaatattttaaaacttttccttaTTCTATTAAGTCTCATAGGTGATTTGACAGACCCGATGTCTTTTGACCTCAGAGTAAGTCAAACCAACTACACAAATAAAAGTATTAACAACATAACATTGCCTACCTGATGATAAAATTAACTCGTGGAAGCTACTGTTAAGAATTAGggaagaaggggtgcctgggtggctcagttgagcatctgactcttgatttcggctcaggtcacggtcccagggtgatgggattgagccctatgtcaggcttagtgctgagcgtggagtctgcttaaggttccctctctctctctgtctctctctctctccctctccaacaaaaaaataaaaaagaattagggaAAAATAGTTCTTCCTACTTCATTCATTCTCCTGCCTTAATTTAGGATCTTCTTTCTTGCTTAAACTGTGGAGAAAGTTTCCTGATGGATTTTCCGGCTTCCCGTAAGCTGTCTTCTATAGTGCAACCAGACTCCTTTTAATAAATGGAATAAGATTATGACACTCTCCTGCTTAAAGTCCTTTAGTTGCTAAGATCTGAACTCTCTAAATGTAGCCTTCCACCATATGGCCCTTGGCTACTTTTAGAGCTTTATCTCCATCTTTAGCCATATGCTTTTTCTTGCAGCTCATGATAAACTCTTGACATGAAAAGCTTCCTTGCTTTTATTCATTCTCAGTCCACTGCTGTTTTTCCTTGTCTCCCTGGCGTCTTCCTTCCCATGTATCTTGGCCCAAGTCACTATTCCTCTATGAAACTTTCCCCGGCTCTCATTCAGGCAGAAGTAGATTATCCCAGCACCTGTATCATGCTGCTATGTTGTTACATGTGATTATTTATCACGATGTAGTACAGTCACTTGTATACTTGATAGTTTTCCTGCTGGACCCTGAGCTTATTAAAAGTCGAGATTTTTGTCTCTATTATCATCAGCACCCAGAGTGTCATACTAGGTATTCAAATGTTCGTTGAATGCattaatgaacaaatgattgTATCTTAAGGATTGATCAAGACCTCTTGCTCCAACTTTTCCTGCGATCTTAAGAAGCTCACTTAATCCTTTGGTGTTTTGCTTTGCTCACCTCTAAGACCGGGCTGCCGATAAAACTGATCATTGAGGTGCTTTGTGGGTATTAAATGCCATACAGATTCCAAGACAgcttttttgtttaagaaaaaccTGTCGGTGACCTAGTTGTCTTCAGCTTTTCTTATTATTTGTCTGTTTCATTGTCTTGTTTACTCTGATAACTGTGCTTCTGGttacatttcctatttttattaagATGTTTACCAAATTCTTTGAGATGCATGTCCTTTGATTTTTAAGTGACTTGTTAATATATATGCAGATTTGTGTTCCAAGAAATAATCTCTATTTGTACATggatttatttactaattcattTATCTAAACAACTAGTATAGTTCACTGTTCAACAAATTACAGTCTTTGTCTTCTTGGTCCTTTGAGATGCTTAGTTGACATGCATGCTGTGTCCACGCTGCACAGAGGCAACAAGAACTGCCTGCTTCACCCCTCTCCATCTCCCGGATTCCCACAGTGGTCTGCTGCTGAACCTCCAGGGAGAGTTTTTAACCTGCACGGGTGACAAGTTAGACCACATTTTCCTCTGAATCATTTCACATCCTATGTTCGCAGGCTGATTCCCTTAAATGTGTTTCTTTGGGAGTGTAAAATTTCACAAAGGTTTTGTGCTTTGACCACGTACATAAGCTAAGCTTTTGCCAAGTGGTGAGAACAGTTTAACAGTGATCGAGCTGGTGCCTCGGAAGAACAATCTATGTCAGTGTGGATCAGAACACAGAGTTTACACTAGGCAGTTCAGCCTTTTCTCTGCTTAGAGAAAGGTCTACACTAAATATTTTCCATCCATTAACATGTATGGCCAGAGGGTCATATGTTCATTTGTGCTCTGTATGCATATTCTTACGTGTCCTCTATAAGTCTATATCCAGGCAGTTTTCAAATAAGTCTTTTGTTGCTGCTACCGTTTGGGTTTCcgttttccaatttatttttgttttcatcattcctttatattttgtcCTTTGCTTTAACTGTAGTTGATGCCAATCTTCTAGAATATCTATCAGAGAGCACAGAGATGGGAGAAACACTGACAGCAGAAGAATATTGATTTTTAGGATAGATTAAACTCTGCCAGGCTACAAATGCCTCATAGGTCACAGTTTTAAGACATTACATTTCGACCTCCTTACAACCTGTGTACCTGATCACCAAAACGATAAATTCATCCCTGGCCATTAAGTGAGTTTATTTTGGCCAGTTTTTGATATAGCAATGTGGGACCAAATAAGATAGTTTGTTCTTTTCGTGTTTTGAATGGTGACTAATGTTATAAGTAACTTCTTTTGTAGTTTAAACTACTGGCTACTGTATGTATATTCAGGGACAAAGATAAATATGAGTGAGAAGTGTAATACTGTGAGGGGAGGCAAAGATTTGTCTCCATCCTTTGAAAATTGGGCATCTGTGTGTGAAAAAAGATGCATTTTTTAGCTTTTGACTTGAATTTCCCAAGGcatctcctttttcctccctttcttatcAAAACCATTTTATAGGAGAAATTAACCCAAGTAgttgagaggagggaggaattAGCCCCTCAGGTGAGGCAGAGAATAGCTTGGGTATAAGTTACAGATTGTTATCTTACAaccctttccccatttttctcaaAAGTTTCGTTTCTTCATTTTTACAAGCAGAGTAGAGGCTCCTCTATTAAATCATAGAACTGTAGAGACCTAGAAGGTCGTGTAAGTTCACTCCATGTTTCGGCACACGAACAAcgcaggtttgaactgtgtgggtccacttacatgcaggCTTCTTGCAggacagtactgtaaatatattttctcttccttacggttttcttaataacattttctctgggtgggtggaggatgggctaaatgaatgatgggtactaaggagggcacttgtgatgagcactggctggcGTCTgaaagtgacgaatcactaaattcttctcccgaaactaatattacactatatgttaactaactaggatttaaataaaaacttgaaacatatagaaaaaagaaaaagagaagaaaaaaaggtcagGTGTAaaagagaggatctcttttgtaaaaattcttaaaatatctacAGATGTAAGTGTATATGTTGGAatatgcatgcatttttttttttctgggaagaatCGCAAGAATTTGTTCTGTTCAAATTTCATAACTGTGAACATTTTGTTACTGTTCTGTTTTGACTTCATTAAGGATTACCGGGCTGTTGAATTGGGgccttttttagttttctttatatttctctatatgaaaacaaaacacatattactaaaacaacaaaatgaaacaaaaacatattttctctagctcactttattgtaagaatacagtccATAATACAACATACAGGTAAGTTAATTGACTGTTTACATTATCATTAAGGCTTcctgtcaacagtaggctatcaaTAAAGTTTCAGGGGAGTCAAAACTTGTAGGCAGATTTTCAACTTTGTGGGATGTTGGTGCCCCTAACCTCTGCgttgttcaaaggtcagctgTATCACTCTAACtaaaggagtcttttttttttttttttagagtttaaaaaaGGTAAGTCAGTATACTGCCCTAGAAACTCGCTGAATGTTTGTTTGTAGGACATTTTTAGAAGTACATTTGCCTgtgtaattaatatattttcaaaaatcttatCATTAGTGTAAGGTTACCCCAAATCCTTTTTAGCCTTAaccttttaaagaatattattatttgtaacatatattattttttcctgcttgaaTTATTATAGTCCAATTTTATCTTTCTAGGATATTCCATACGATATAACATACAGCCAGGGTTGACAGATTGGTTCATACTATACTTACTATGTTAGGAATAgttacatttattgaatgatgTTGTGCcattaatttattcagcaaacattaagTGCCCACTGTGCAGTAGTGAACTATCCCCTGCTTTCATGGAATTTACATCCTATTGGGGAATAGGTAAGGAAGTAAGTTTCTACACTGGGTTCAGTGCTTTACACTGGATCTCatttattcccaccaacagtcctgTGAAACAGGTGGGTCCTATTGTCTCTAAGTTACAAATGAGGAAGTggagagttggggagggaaagTAACTTGTCagaccacacagctaggaagtgttGGAACCTGGTTTGAACCTAGCTTTTTTTGACTCTGAAAACAGTCCTATTTCTCATAACGTTTAATCACCACATTTCCTATTTGATGCTTACTACATTTACTGGGCTTTGAACATTTACTTCATACTTGTTTAAGCtcgttctttttttctggttgtatTTATAATCTAGTTGTGGTATGTTGGAAGAACCATGGCTCTGATTTTTAAATCCTAGATTGGGTTCTTGTGATGCTGAGACCTTAGTCAAATTATTTAACATTCCTGAGCCtgactttcttcatttgttaaaatgaaaatagtttatcTTGCAAGTTGTTTTGAGAATTCAGTGAAATAAGCTTTATGAAAAGAGACTAGTACCATGTAGAGGTAATAGTTAAGGTGAGTAAtgctgatttccttttttaaaaaaaatcttctttcctACCAAGTTTCTAGCTAAATCGTTAAATTGATGATcatgtttcctcttttgttatggatgctttttgtttttgagtgtatATAAAGTTTGGTCATCttcttttatcttattcttttgagagagagccaagtgggggaggggcagagagagagggacagaggagctgaagtgggctctgccctgacagcagacagccccatgtggggcttgaactcacaaaccgcgagatcgtgaaaccacaggatcatgacctgagctgaagtcagacactcaaccgactgagccacccaggtgcccccaatttggTCATCTTTGAGCCAAATTgaaactgtttctttaaaaaaaattttttttttaatgttttatttatttttgagacatagagcatgagtggaggaggggcagagagagagtgagacacagaatccaaagccggctccaggctctgagctgttagcacagagcctggctcggggcttgatctcatgaaccacaagatcatgacctcagcggaagtcagacgcccaactgactgagctgcccaggcaccccaagttgaAACTGTTTCTAAGTGACTGTGGTTATGTCAGTTTTGAACACCTGAGCTGTTACCGTGTGTTCTTCAGTAAATCTTTAATTAGCCTTAATATTGTACTGAggacaaaaggaaggagaaagtcaAAGAGAATTACGTGACCCAGTCTCAGGTCTCTAGAAACTTGCAGCCTAAAACGTCATCaaaattatcttttctccatttatcaAAGAGAATATCATACAGAACAGAATCAAAAACCTTGCCAAAGGCAACGTGTAAAGTCTTTCTTTTGTACCATTAATTTCCAATTATGTCACTCTTTCATAGAAAGATTAAATTCTTTGCCAAGATTTGTTGAAATTACTTACGCCCCTCTGTAGGTATCGTCACTAACAGGACTCCCTAATGTGAATGGCCTTTTGCCTGGAGCCCCACTCACTTAAGCTTTATGAGCATGATTGCGATTTAAAAACTCTGATTGCTGCCTGATacgcatttctttttttctccccaggtcAGTAAAATTGTGTCAAATGTTCCCCAGTTGGAGTTTCTAAACCTGAGTTCCAACCCTCTGAATTTGTCGGTTTTAGAAAGAACATGTGCTGGGTCCTTCTCTGGGGTTCGCAAACTTGTCCTCAACAACAGCAAAGCTTCTTGGGAGACGGTCCACACGATACTGCAGGAGTTACCCGAGTAAGCTCAGAGAGCATGATGGAGAGGGGGCTGTGTTGCCATCTTTCTTAGTACACAGAATCACTGCTGATCTCCCATCTCAGAAACACTAGAACAGCAGATTGGATGGAGAACGAAGTCAGAAAAATGAAGTACTTAGAAGGAGGGTAATTTAGTAGCATTTTCTTTGGAATACTTGTTTAGTGTTGAGTAGCACCGAGACATAAGATATGTCATCCTTTGGCGAGAAAATATCCCTGAGAAGCACTTATCATTTCTAGATCAACCCACCCTTTCTCCATTTTAATCTTCTGATTACCTGATTTCAGAATTTTGCGTCAGCGCTTTTCTTTGGgacgaaaaaaaaaatcatacgatctataaaatatattaacactCAGATGATTAAGTGCCTCGCTGGCCCGATGGGAAAATGGAACTCTTTTCGATCATTTAAACAAGAAATTATGCTTTTGTTTGTCAGTTTAGAAATGCTTTCTTACATTTGTTTGTATGTAGCTTTGAATAAACACACGAGTATTCAAAGGAAGCAGCTTAAAGAAATATGTGAAACTGTAGTTTCTTTGTCTAAATATGGAACTTATCAAAGCCTTTTGAGTCTGGTCTCACCCCATTTATTCCATCTGAGTTTCTCACCATCCCTCTAATGAGACTGGTTGCCACTCACTTCACACAGCCCCTGGCGTGGCAGAGAGTGAGCTTGGAGAGCCTGCTTCCCCCTACTGGCCATATGACCGTTGAGAAGCGAATGAActccatttccttgtctgtaaaatgggtgtaacTGTATCTACCTGGCAGAAATAAAGCACTTGGAACAGGGCCTGGCTCAGGGTAGGAACTTAGTAAATGATAGTTAATATTTCTGTTTCCACACATTGCGTTCACATTGTTTCTGGGATTTTCCTCTTATCTCCTCTCAACTTTTGCAAGTCTGCCCTTCCTTCAAGGCCATGCAGTCTTCCCTGACTATTCTAACTACAATTTCAATTCCACTCCTATGTGAACTGCTATCTTAGAGTGAGTACTGCCTTATTTAGCATTTAGTTATTTAAGCACAAAATTAATTTAGTGGGTTATCATCCTGGGTTATATCATTCTCTgctgttttatgtgttttgggttctgtgtctccagctATATTTTAAGCTTTAGAAAGACATCTTTATGTCTTCCCCGCAATACCTACCAGAGCCtcacacacagtaggcacttatttatttatcgaATAGATGAAAGTAGGTGCAAAGTAGAAACATATCTGCTTTCAACaatgaaatttttccttttttctctgcagtTTGGAGGAGCTCTTCCTGTGCCTTAACGACTATGAAACAGTGTCTTGTCCTTCTATTTGCTGTCATTCTCTTAAGCTACTACATATAACAGACAATAACCTCCAAGACTGGACTGAAATACGAAAGTTAGGAGTTATGTTTCCTTCACTGGATACTCTCGTCCTGGCGAACAATCATTTGAATGCTATTGAGGAGCCTGATGATTCACTGGCCCGGTTGTTTCCTAATCTACGATCCATCAGCCTCCATAAATCAGGTGAGGTACATGCAAATTGATCTGAGCTTACACATGAGATCAATGATCGTGTATTTCTTTCAGTCACGGCTCTGCCTCCTTGTAGGATGCGTTTTCAAGAGTGACATGCAGGTGCCGGTTGATTAGCTAAATTTAGGGCGTCCGTGTTCGTAAATGATAAATACCAAGTGGCATAGCATCTTATTAGCTGTTTATGTTTTATATGCTGAAGAGGTCATACCATGAAAGGAGTGAGACAGATTGATGAGTTGGACAGTAAAAGGCAGGGTCAGAGTACAAGGAATGACAAACTAGCCCATTTTGCCTGGATTCAGGTTAAGGAATTTCAACCTACCGTACCCTGTAAGTGCTTACTTTTCTCTTCTAGTATGGTATGGTAGTTACATAGTATTAGATAGGATTGATAGCCAGTTTGCTGCcatttgattctgtgtctcccagaaatgagtatttttagcctatttttttttaactaataaattttatgttttagagcagttttaaattCATAGCAGAATTGAGCAGAAGTACTGAGTTCCCACAtactctgcacccccccccccccccccgcacaacCTCCCCACTCTCAACATTCCAGCACCAAAGTGATACATCTGTTAATCGAGCGTACATTTTCacatcatcacccaaagtcccTATCTCACATgagggctcactcttggtgttctGTGCTTGGGACAAACGTGGAATGACATGTATCTGTCACTATAGTATCATACATAAAAGTTTCACTGCCCTAACAATCCACTGGGTTCTGCCTGTTCGTCTCTCCATACGCCCAATCCCTGGCAAACAGCAGAGACCTTTTTACTGTctccgtagttttgccttttccagaatgtcatatagttggactcatacagtatgtggccttttcagatAAGCTTCTTTCACTTCATAATACGCTTTAAGTGTCCTCTATATCttctcatggcttgatagctcatttcttttcagcgcTGAGTAACTTTTTGTGTGGCTctgccacagtttgtttatccattcacaagctgaaggacatcttggttgcctcGAAGTTTTGGCACTTATTAATAAAGCCGCTGTAAACCTATGTGTGCGGGGTTTTGTGTGGAcagtaagttttcatttcatctgGGTAAATGCCAAGGCGCGcggttgctggatcatacagtgaGAATATGTGTAGTTTTATGAGACACTGCCTGCTGCCTTCCAAAGTGGCCGCCCCACTTGGCGTGCCACTGGCCACGAATGAGACTTGCTGTCGCTCCTCATCTTTGTCAGCATTATGTGCTGTGGATGTGTTGGATTTCGGCCATTCTAGGTGTGTGTGGTGgaatcttgttttaatttgcaattctgtAATGACCtatgatgtcgagcatcttttcctatgcttatttgccatcttgGGGAGGTGTCTGTCTGggtcatttgctcattttttagttCAGGTTGTTTATTtccttactgttgagttttaagagttctttgtgtattttggacaacaatcctttatcagatgtgttttTAACCAATCTCTTCTTCCAGTCGGTgacttttcttctcattctcttgacattgtctttcggCCCATTTCTTAAAACCTATGTAGCTAAAAACAACTCTAATCTACAATTGAAAAAACACACAGCTTAATTTGCCATGGAAGTCATGCCATGGAAGTGGGAATGAGGTTTTAAAAACCAGTGTTTTGCATAAGGAAGCTGCTTATGACACAACTGAAGGGAAGAGAACAGTGGTGGCTTGGGACAGTATACACCAGAGCCCTCATATATCACTCCTCTGCTTACCCTTGCTTCAGGTtgatggagagaggaaggggctatGTTGTTCTCTGAAATAGACTGAGCCTGTTATAAAATTGACCACGTTCATTATTACAGGCATATTTTTCCTGGAAGTGCCAACTATTGACTTGGATGATATATTTGCTCACGGGCCATAGGAAGACTTTTCTTTTAGCACTAAGTAATCTTAATTTATTGCATGTTCTCATGACCCAATGGTTCAagttgtctgtttttgcttttgtttgttttgcttttaaaatctgttttccctGTCCCCAAAATGAGGGCAGTATGTAagaaagatattatttattttctggctctATTGAACTTGCCCCATTTTAGAATTTGTTAGGTAAAAATGTGAGTTTGACAGTATTAACTCTGATCAGTAGTTATGTTCTGTGAGTCTGTATCTGGTGAAAACGTTGACCACGTCCCCCTTTTAATGTAATCATGGCATACATCGTGCTTATAGAAACCGGCGGTGACCCTCTTTACAAGGCCATTTGGGTGGACAATCAGTACCTTAGTAGGATGTTGGAGAATGAAGCTCTCTTCTCCTTGACCACTGGGATCATAGGGAGAGGAGCGGCTCTAGGGAAGTTTTTATGGTGTTCGACTGTATTCTGTTCTGTCATTGCATGTAAGAAGATTTTCAGGATCTCTAACTAGTTTACgatcatttttaacatttcagaaattaattGAAGCAGTTTTTTCTATGTTAatcttttttgtgtgcttttctggATTTACTTAAATGATATATTTCTCAAATCAGGTTTGCAGTCCTGGGAAGACATTGACAAACTAAATTCATTCCCCAAACTTGAAGAAGTGAGATTATTAGGAATTCCTCTTCTGCAGCCCTATACCACCGAGGAGCGGAGGAAATTGGTAATAGCCAGGTCTGTTGTCTGATGACTCTCCTTGCTTCTCTCGGGCCTTGTTTCATTAAAGGGATGGTGCACTAATGAGGGGGAGTGCACCATACGTTTCCCTGTCTCTTGAACAGACAGCACTTGAAGGGGCTGCGTCTGTAGCTCCAAAtcccagaagaaagagaacacGGTGTgatgagaaaaatgtgaaaagtaatTGGCCTGCCAAGAGCACTGAAACGTTCCCTCACAAATCTATTctatttttacactttttaataCTTAACAATATTTGAAGCCCTGTTTTGGATTATGGAGAAAAAGTAGGTATAACAGGGAATGAGTTCtattttagttgtatttattttctctgttaacATAGTGTCATTTAAAGCGTAAATACCTAAAAATTGGACGGTTTCAGTTCTATGAAACTTAAGAGAGCAGCATCTGTGTTTTCTCCTTGAATATAGATTGACTTAAACATGACTACCACACGGCTGTGTTCTTCCTCTGGCTCCCCTGCCTCtcgtgtctccatctctgcctctcccagactGCTGACatgagtgtttatttttgtataagcCTTTAGCAGCAGTAAGATTTTGGCTGAGATGTGAAGGGCCGTGAAGCTTTCATTTGTTCTCTTTGCGTGCCACACATAGTGGTTTTGAAAGGGGCTTTAAGTTCCCTAAAGAAGAGTGGTTCTTCAAAACGcatgaacatagggaaaaaaaagagaagagaggggccAACCAGAAAgcactcttaactgtagagaacacactgaggtttgctggaggtgaaggtgatgggtattaaggagggcacttgtggtgagcaccaggtattgtatATAAGTGGGGAATCACCAGATTCTCGTGCAGCTAATATTACATccatgctaactaactggaatttaaataaaaacttgaaaaacgaaaaaattttaaaaagcggAGTATTCTTTAAACAGGATGTTGCTCTTTCTACCCAGCTAACACCTAACAGATCCTTACTGCTTTGTAACATACACGTTAATATCTCactgaagaaatacatttcagcGTAGTTTCCTTCTAGAAAGAGTAAGTCCTGTAGTAGGCCTTATACTTTACTTCCTTCACGTAATTCTGTTGTAAATATAGTAAATTGATTCCTGTACTGTCTACTCTGTAGACCTCTGCTGTCCAGTATGGTACCATTAGCTATGTGTGACTTTTGAACACTTGAATTATGGCTAGTCTGAATcgagatgtgctgtaagtgtaaaaatATACACGGGATTTCAAATACTTTGTATGAAAAAGAGAACATTAAGTATCCTATTAGTTATTTGTTAGTATTGATCGCAGGTTGAAATGATTAAATCCTGGATATAgtgggttaaataaaaatatatccttaaaattaatttcacctgttgtatttttatttttttaaatatggctacTAGAGGGGcgcccagtggctcagtcagttaagtgttcgactcttgattttggctcaggtcatgatctcacagttcatgggatcaagccccatgtcgggctctgtgctgacagcatagagcctacttgggattctctctctctctcacactctgaccctcccctcctcgtgttctctctctctctctcttctctgtctcttttctctcttctctctttcttgctctctctgtttctcccagaaaataaatgaatatttttaaataaataaggctactagaaaatttaaaattacatggcTTGGATTATATTTAAGTTGGACAGTGCTGGCTAGAATCTTATTTTGAAAGGTAAGGTATAATTATAAAAGGTCAGTGTCACATCTAAAAATGAAactttaggggaacctgggtggctcagttggttaagcatccaactcttggtttcagctcaggtcgtgatctcacagttctcagttggagccccgtgtcagtctctgtgctgacagtgcatagcctgcttgggattttctctccctctctgccccttccctgctcactctctctgtctctctctcaaaataaataaataaataaataaataaatacatttttaacgaGACTTTAGGCATTTTGGGTCCTTTTATTCTATACCACTTTAGTTCATGTAGGTAGTTGTACATAAGCAGAGTTACATCAAACGTGTCCTTTCAAGAGAATAAGACTGGGCCTCAAACCAATGATTTTATTTCGAAAGCTGAATATTCTTAGTATCTTAACAtgtctttattttggtttttacgTACAGATTGCCATCCGTCTCCAAACTTAATGGCAGTGTTGTTACTGATGGTGAGCGAGAAGATTCGGAGAGATTTTTTATCCGTTACTATGTGGATGTTCCACAGGAAGAAGTGCCATTCAGGTAAAAACTACTCATCAGTTTAGCTACATTTTAGCAAGTATTGAGGCAATTTAAGAACTGTTGCTTTAGAGCAAATCTA from Panthera tigris isolate Pti1 chromosome D1, P.tigris_Pti1_mat1.1, whole genome shotgun sequence includes the following:
- the LOC102958854 gene encoding tubulin-specific chaperone cofactor E-like protein isoform X3, encoding MDQPSGRSFMQVLCEKYSPENFPYRRGPGMGVHVPATPQGSPMKDRLNLPSVLVLNSCGITCAGDEKEIAAFCAHVSELDLSDNKLEDWHEVSKIVSNVPQLEFLNLSSNPLNLSVLERTCAGSFSGVRKLVLNNSKASWETVHTILQELPDLEELFLCLNDYETVSCPSICCHSLKLLHITDNNLQDWTEIRKLGVMFPSLDTLVLANNHLNAIEEPDDSLARLFPNLRSISLHKSGLQSWEDIDKLNSFPKLEEVRLLGIPLLQPYTTEERRKLVIARLPSVSKLNGSVVTDGEREDSERFFIRYYVDVPQEEVPFRYHELITKYGKLEPLAEVDLRPQSSAKVEVHFNDQVEEMSIRLDQTVAELKKQLKTLVQLPTSNMLLYYFDHEAPFGPEEMKYSSRALHSFGIRDGDKIYVESKTK